One genomic region from Listeria monocytogenes encodes:
- a CDS encoding bifunctional riboflavin kinase/FAD synthetase — MKTIYLHHPITTDEWTDINKVMALGFFDGVHLGHQAVIKQAKQIAGQKGLQTAVLTFDPHPSVVLSNIRKQVKYLTPLEDKAEKMAKLGVDIMYVVRFTTQFSELSPQAFVDNYLVALHVEHVVAGFDYSYGKKGEGKMTDLAKYADGRFEVTIVDKQTAASDKISSTNIRRAITEGELEEANQLLGYPYTTKGTVIHGDKRGRTIGFPTANIRVNEDYLIPKLGVYAVKFRVNGETHLGMASIGYNITFKDDQALSIEVYILDFHREIYGEEAEIEWYQFFRPELKFNGVEGLIAQLEKDEQDTRAFFANLED; from the coding sequence ATGAAGACGATATACTTACATCATCCGATTACAACGGACGAGTGGACTGACATAAACAAAGTAATGGCACTTGGTTTTTTTGATGGCGTCCATTTGGGACATCAAGCAGTTATTAAACAAGCGAAACAGATTGCCGGACAAAAAGGACTTCAAACTGCAGTGTTAACCTTTGATCCGCATCCATCTGTGGTTTTAAGCAATATACGAAAACAAGTAAAATATCTCACACCACTTGAAGATAAAGCAGAAAAAATGGCTAAACTTGGCGTAGATATTATGTATGTAGTTCGCTTTACAACACAGTTTTCCGAGCTATCTCCGCAAGCCTTTGTGGATAACTATTTAGTCGCTTTACATGTAGAACATGTGGTAGCTGGTTTCGACTATTCTTACGGTAAAAAAGGTGAAGGTAAAATGACCGATTTGGCTAAATATGCTGATGGTCGCTTTGAGGTTACGATTGTCGATAAACAAACTGCCGCAAGCGACAAAATAAGTTCAACAAACATTAGACGTGCCATCACAGAAGGCGAACTAGAAGAAGCAAATCAATTACTGGGCTATCCTTATACAACGAAAGGAACCGTGATTCATGGGGACAAACGAGGCAGAACAATTGGGTTTCCAACAGCGAACATCCGCGTAAATGAAGATTATTTGATTCCGAAGCTTGGTGTTTATGCAGTGAAATTCCGTGTGAATGGGGAAACTCACTTGGGTATGGCGAGTATTGGCTACAATATCACGTTTAAAGACGATCAAGCACTCTCCATTGAGGTGTATATTCTAGATTTTCACCGCGAAATTTACGGCGAAGAAGCAGAAATTGAATGGTATCAATTTTTCCGCCCAGAACTTAAATTTAATGGGGTAGAAGGTTTGATTGCTCAGTTAGAAAAAGACGAACAAGATACAAGAGCATTTTTTGCTAATTTAGAGGATTAA
- the pnp gene encoding polyribonucleotide nucleotidyltransferase codes for MSEKQVFSTEWAGKTLSVEVGQLAKQASGAALIRYGDTVVLTAAVGSKKPRPGDFFPLTVNYEEKMYSVGKVPGGFLKREGRPSDRATLTARLIDRPIRPLFAEGFRNEVQITSTVFSVDQDCSPEMAAMLGSSVALVISDIPFEGPIAGVDVGRIDGKYVINPTIEQAEKSDISLTVAGTYDAINMVEAGAKEVSEEAMLEAIMFGHEEIKRLCEFQQQIIAAVGKEKREIELFVSDPELEAEVKAASEGKMKTAIKTEEKKAREAAIEDVKEEILESYKAKELENEAEILSEVAHILEMIEKDEMRRLISQDKIRPDGRKVNEIRPLSSEVGMLPRVHGSGLFTRGQTQALSVCTLAPLREHQIIDGLGTEEYKRFMHHYNFPQFSVGETGPRRAPGRREIGHGALGERALQYVIPSEEEFPYTIRLVSEVLESNGSSSQASICGSTLAMLDAGVPIKAPVAGIAMGLVKLGDDYTILSDIQGMEDHFGDMDFKVAGTKDGITALQMDIKIDGLSRQILDEALTQAKEGRLHILEHLTSTISAPREELSAYAPKIITLNIKPEKIKDVIGPGGKQINAIIDETGVKIDIEQDGTVYIASQDQAMNRKAIAIIEDIVREVEVGEVYTGKVRRIEKFGAFVELFKGTDGLVHISELAHERVGKVEDILKLGDEVTVKVIEVDQQGRVNLSRKALLEKKEQPEGDKKPQAEKKFYPKTKKPESK; via the coding sequence ATGTCTGAAAAACAAGTATTTTCAACAGAGTGGGCAGGTAAAACATTATCTGTTGAAGTAGGTCAATTAGCAAAACAAGCAAGTGGGGCAGCCTTAATTCGTTACGGTGATACGGTTGTTTTAACAGCCGCAGTAGGTTCTAAAAAACCACGTCCAGGCGACTTTTTCCCATTAACTGTTAACTATGAAGAAAAAATGTATTCCGTTGGTAAAGTTCCCGGTGGATTCTTAAAACGTGAAGGACGTCCAAGCGACCGTGCTACATTAACAGCGCGTCTTATTGACCGTCCAATCCGTCCGCTATTTGCAGAAGGTTTCCGTAATGAAGTTCAAATTACTTCTACTGTATTCAGTGTGGATCAAGATTGTTCGCCAGAAATGGCAGCAATGCTTGGATCTTCTGTTGCATTAGTTATTTCCGATATTCCATTTGAAGGACCAATCGCTGGTGTTGACGTTGGTCGTATCGATGGAAAATACGTTATTAACCCAACAATCGAGCAAGCAGAAAAAAGCGATATTAGCTTAACTGTTGCAGGAACTTATGATGCAATCAACATGGTAGAGGCTGGAGCGAAAGAAGTTTCAGAAGAAGCAATGCTTGAAGCAATTATGTTTGGTCATGAAGAAATTAAACGTCTTTGTGAATTCCAACAACAAATTATTGCGGCAGTTGGTAAAGAAAAACGCGAAATCGAACTTTTTGTAAGCGATCCTGAACTTGAAGCAGAAGTAAAAGCAGCTAGTGAAGGTAAAATGAAAACAGCTATCAAAACAGAAGAGAAAAAAGCACGTGAAGCAGCAATTGAAGATGTAAAAGAAGAAATTTTAGAAAGCTATAAAGCAAAAGAACTAGAAAACGAAGCAGAAATTCTTAGCGAAGTAGCTCATATTCTTGAAATGATTGAAAAAGATGAAATGCGTCGTCTAATTTCTCAAGATAAAATCCGTCCAGATGGTCGTAAAGTAAACGAAATTCGCCCGCTTTCTTCTGAAGTTGGTATGCTTCCTCGTGTCCATGGTTCAGGTTTATTCACTCGTGGCCAAACACAAGCTCTAAGTGTATGTACACTGGCGCCGCTTCGTGAACACCAAATCATTGATGGTCTAGGGACAGAAGAGTACAAACGCTTTATGCATCATTATAACTTCCCGCAATTTAGTGTTGGGGAAACAGGTCCTCGTCGTGCTCCAGGGCGTCGTGAAATCGGTCACGGTGCATTAGGCGAACGTGCATTACAATATGTTATTCCTTCCGAAGAGGAATTCCCTTACACAATCCGTTTAGTATCAGAAGTTCTTGAATCTAACGGATCTAGCTCTCAAGCAAGTATTTGTGGTTCTACACTTGCAATGCTTGATGCTGGTGTTCCAATTAAAGCGCCAGTTGCAGGTATCGCGATGGGTCTTGTAAAACTTGGAGATGACTACACAATCCTTTCTGATATCCAAGGTATGGAAGATCACTTTGGCGATATGGACTTTAAAGTTGCTGGTACAAAAGACGGTATTACAGCACTTCAAATGGATATCAAAATCGATGGCTTGAGCCGTCAAATTTTGGACGAAGCATTAACACAAGCAAAAGAAGGACGCTTACACATTCTAGAACACTTAACTAGCACAATTAGCGCACCTCGTGAAGAACTTTCTGCTTATGCTCCAAAAATCATCACACTAAATATCAAACCAGAGAAAATCAAAGATGTTATCGGACCTGGTGGAAAACAAATCAATGCAATTATTGATGAAACTGGCGTAAAAATTGATATCGAACAAGATGGTACAGTGTACATTGCTTCCCAAGATCAAGCAATGAACCGTAAAGCAATTGCTATCATCGAAGACATCGTTCGTGAAGTAGAAGTGGGAGAAGTTTATACTGGTAAAGTTCGTCGTATCGAAAAATTTGGCGCATTTGTTGAATTATTCAAAGGTACAGATGGTTTAGTTCATATTTCTGAATTAGCGCATGAACGCGTTGGGAAAGTAGAAGATATCCTAAAATTAGGTGATGAAGTTACTGTTAAAGTTATCGAAGTAGACCAACAAGGCCGCGTTAACTTATCACGTAAAGCTTTGCTTGAGAAAAAAGAACAACCAGAAGGCGATAAAAAACCACAAGCAGAGAAAAAATTCTATCCAAAAACGAAAAAACCAGAATCTAAATAA
- the rpsO gene encoding 30S ribosomal protein S15 yields the protein MALTQERKNEIIAEYRVHDTDTGSPEVQIAVLTAEINSLNEHVRVHKKDHHSYRGLMKMVGHRRNLLTYLRKKDVQRYRELIKRLGLRR from the coding sequence ATGGCTTTAACTCAAGAACGCAAAAATGAAATTATTGCAGAGTACCGTGTCCATGATACAGATACTGGTTCACCAGAAGTACAAATTGCTGTATTAACTGCTGAAATCAATAGCTTAAATGAGCACGTTCGCGTACACAAAAAAGATCATCACTCTTACCGTGGATTAATGAAAATGGTAGGTCACCGTCGTAACCTATTAACTTACCTACGTAAAAAAGATGTTCAACGTTACCGCGAACTTATCAAACGTTTAGGTTTACGTCGATAA
- the rbfA gene encoding 30S ribosome-binding factor RbfA encodes MNVRANRVSEQMKKELGDILNRKIKDPRLGFVTVTGVDVTGDLQEAKVFISILGTDKEKENTLLALAKAHGFIRSEIGRRIRLRKVPEMSFEIDNSIAYGNRIDELLRDLNNDQ; translated from the coding sequence TTGAACGTACGAGCAAATCGTGTCAGTGAGCAAATGAAAAAAGAATTGGGCGATATTTTAAATCGTAAAATCAAAGACCCTCGCTTAGGTTTTGTTACTGTAACGGGAGTAGATGTTACTGGGGACTTACAAGAAGCTAAGGTGTTCATTTCCATTCTTGGTACCGATAAGGAAAAAGAAAATACGTTACTCGCACTTGCGAAAGCGCATGGCTTTATCCGCTCTGAAATCGGTCGCCGTATTCGACTTCGTAAAGTTCCAGAAATGTCTTTTGAAATAGATAATTCCATCGCTTACGGAAATCGAATCGATGAATTGCTTCGCGACTTAAATAACGATCAATAA
- a CDS encoding DUF503 domain-containing protein has translation MIQSVVSEFFMQEPQNLKEKRAILKRIITRAKQKFNISIAETDYQDLWQRAEVSFAVVSSSHIQAEKEAREVLAFLDSFPEWERAETVMEKL, from the coding sequence ATGATTCAATCAGTTGTTAGTGAATTTTTCATGCAGGAACCACAAAACCTCAAAGAAAAACGAGCTATCCTGAAACGAATTATAACGAGAGCAAAACAAAAATTCAATATCTCTATAGCTGAAACGGATTATCAGGATTTATGGCAGCGAGCGGAAGTTAGCTTTGCTGTCGTATCTTCCTCGCACATCCAAGCGGAAAAAGAAGCCAGAGAAGTACTTGCTTTTCTTGATTCTTTTCCCGAGTGGGAACGCGCCGAGACTGTTATGGAGAAGTTATAA
- the rnpM gene encoding RNase P modulator RnpM → MRNKKIPLRKCIITGERLPKGELLRIAYSKDGALTIDPTGKAPGRGFYIVKSVEACEKAKKKNAIFHQLKMPEQESFYDELIAYVKSLEEPTNG, encoded by the coding sequence ATGCGTAATAAAAAAATCCCCCTTCGAAAATGTATTATTACCGGTGAACGCTTGCCAAAAGGCGAACTTCTTCGTATTGCGTATTCGAAAGACGGAGCGCTTACGATAGATCCTACAGGCAAAGCACCTGGACGCGGTTTCTACATCGTTAAAAGTGTAGAAGCATGTGAAAAAGCGAAAAAGAAAAACGCTATTTTTCATCAACTAAAAATGCCGGAACAAGAGTCCTTTTACGATGAGCTAATCGCTTATGTGAAGTCTCTCGAGGAACCAACGAATGGATAA
- the rsgA gene encoding ribosome small subunit-dependent GTPase A has translation MILEQYGITSFFKEQKIAATSSYGRVTAVFRDYYRIITENEEFLASLKRGNFYELSSTSLPTVGDFVEISGDLQILSVLERKTVFSRMNKDSAEQLIAANFDYALIVMSLNHDFNLNRLERYLTVAWDSGATPIIILTKADLVEDLSFYAQQLEAVAYGVPAYYVDNLSHHGFEALESDLKPNSTLILLGSSGVGKSSFINSLAGTDLMKTAGIREDDSKGKHTTTHREMHLLSNGWIVIDTPGMREFGVGFNQAGLETTFSDVEELAEGCRFHDCSHTQEPNCAVQAALEDGTLTMQHYENWLKLQREMAYHARKNSPALARQERDRWKVIQKSMRTHFKTRPKK, from the coding sequence TTGATATTAGAACAATATGGTATTACAAGTTTTTTTAAAGAACAAAAGATAGCTGCTACTTCCTCTTATGGTAGAGTAACTGCGGTATTTAGAGATTACTATCGAATTATTACGGAGAATGAGGAATTTTTAGCATCATTGAAGCGTGGAAATTTTTATGAATTATCCTCTACTTCCCTTCCTACTGTCGGTGATTTTGTAGAGATTAGTGGTGATTTGCAAATACTCTCTGTTTTGGAGCGGAAAACAGTATTTTCTAGAATGAATAAAGACTCGGCGGAACAATTGATTGCAGCTAATTTCGATTATGCGCTCATTGTGATGAGTTTAAATCATGATTTTAATTTAAACAGATTAGAGCGCTATTTAACTGTTGCTTGGGATAGTGGTGCAACACCGATTATCATTTTAACGAAAGCAGATTTAGTGGAGGATTTATCATTCTATGCTCAGCAGCTCGAAGCAGTCGCTTATGGCGTTCCAGCTTACTATGTGGATAATTTATCACATCATGGTTTTGAAGCGTTAGAAAGTGATTTAAAGCCGAATAGCACGCTTATTTTGCTCGGCTCCTCAGGTGTTGGAAAATCCTCTTTTATTAATTCGCTTGCAGGTACTGATTTAATGAAAACTGCTGGTATTCGAGAAGATGATAGTAAGGGAAAACATACGACGACCCATCGAGAAATGCATTTGCTTTCGAATGGTTGGATTGTTATTGATACGCCAGGCATGCGCGAATTTGGTGTTGGTTTTAATCAAGCTGGATTAGAAACAACTTTTTCAGATGTGGAAGAATTGGCTGAAGGATGTCGTTTCCATGATTGTTCTCATACACAAGAGCCAAATTGCGCCGTCCAAGCGGCATTAGAAGATGGAACTCTCACTATGCAACATTACGAGAATTGGTTGAAATTGCAGCGAGAAATGGCTTACCACGCCCGGAAAAATAGCCCTGCTCTTGCAAGACAAGAACGCGACCGCTGGAAAGTTATTCAAAAATCAATGCGAACACATTTTAAAACCCGACCTAAAAAATAG
- the nusA gene encoding transcription termination factor NusA, translating to MSTELLDALHVLEHDKGISREVLVEAIEAALTSAYKRNFKDAQNVRVDLNMENGSIRVLARKEAVEQVFDSRLEISMEEAHKLNPVYKPGDVVELEVTPKDFGRIAAQTAKQVVTQRVREAERGIIYDEFIDREDDIMTGIVERQDSRFIYVNLGKIEAILSQNEQMPNETYHAHDRIKVYLTKVEKTTKGPQIFVSRTHPGLLKRLFEMEVPEIYDGVVEIKSVAREAGDRSKISVYTANEEVDPVGACVGPKGARVQTIVNELKGEKIDIVEWSEDPFTFVANALSPSKVLDVIVNEADQATTVIVPDYQLSLAIGKRGQNARLAAKLTGWKIDIKSETVATELGIYPRNDVEAPEVEEAESETFTEDEE from the coding sequence ATGAGCACAGAATTATTAGATGCTCTTCATGTGTTAGAACATGATAAAGGTATTTCAAGAGAGGTTTTAGTAGAAGCAATCGAAGCTGCACTTACTTCCGCATATAAAAGAAACTTCAAAGATGCACAAAACGTACGCGTAGATTTAAATATGGAAAACGGTTCTATCCGTGTTTTAGCTAGAAAAGAAGCAGTAGAACAAGTATTTGATTCTCGCCTTGAAATTTCTATGGAAGAAGCACACAAACTGAATCCAGTATACAAACCAGGTGATGTGGTAGAGCTTGAAGTAACACCAAAAGATTTTGGACGTATTGCAGCTCAAACAGCGAAACAAGTTGTTACGCAACGTGTTCGTGAAGCAGAACGCGGCATCATTTACGATGAGTTTATCGACCGTGAAGATGACATTATGACTGGTATCGTGGAACGTCAAGATTCTCGTTTCATCTATGTGAATCTAGGTAAAATCGAAGCAATTTTGTCGCAAAATGAGCAAATGCCAAACGAAACTTACCATGCACATGACCGCATCAAAGTCTATTTGACAAAAGTAGAAAAGACGACAAAAGGGCCACAAATCTTTGTATCCCGTACACACCCTGGCTTACTTAAACGTCTTTTTGAAATGGAAGTACCGGAAATCTATGACGGTGTTGTAGAAATCAAGTCTGTTGCACGTGAAGCAGGAGACCGCTCTAAAATCTCCGTCTACACTGCAAATGAAGAAGTGGATCCTGTTGGCGCATGTGTCGGACCAAAAGGTGCACGTGTCCAAACAATCGTCAATGAACTTAAAGGTGAAAAAATCGATATCGTTGAATGGTCAGAAGATCCTTTCACATTCGTTGCTAATGCACTTAGCCCTTCTAAAGTGTTAGATGTTATTGTTAACGAAGCAGACCAAGCGACAACTGTAATCGTACCAGACTATCAGTTATCACTAGCAATTGGTAAACGTGGTCAAAATGCCCGTTTAGCAGCAAAATTAACTGGATGGAAAATTGATATTAAAAGTGAAACAGTTGCAACTGAACTAGGCATCTATCCTCGTAATGATGTAGAAGCGCCAGAAGTTGAAGAAGCAGAGAGCGAAACTTTTACAGAAGATGAAGAGTAA
- a CDS encoding endolytic transglycosylase MltG, which translates to MKKNLRMLALGFLISAVVLLVYNQFFSTQTKADETKATSTKAGSDENSSTWKNKYEKLLAQQEVDKATEAEAKKKAEEDAKKKAEEAKKVKSYTLKISKGDPSSKAGDELQANGIIKSASDFDKYLRDNDYEKYIRDGSYNLKSDMSYETIAKILTHKN; encoded by the coding sequence GTGAAGAAAAACTTACGGATGTTGGCGCTAGGTTTCTTAATATCTGCTGTTGTCTTACTGGTGTATAATCAGTTTTTCTCAACTCAGACTAAAGCAGATGAAACAAAAGCCACGTCTACAAAAGCTGGTTCTGATGAAAACTCAAGCACATGGAAGAACAAATACGAAAAATTATTAGCTCAGCAAGAAGTGGATAAAGCAACGGAAGCGGAAGCAAAGAAAAAAGCCGAAGAAGATGCTAAAAAGAAAGCTGAAGAAGCAAAAAAAGTAAAAAGTTATACTTTAAAGATTTCTAAAGGAGATCCTTCTTCTAAAGCTGGTGACGAACTTCAAGCAAACGGTATTATTAAAAGTGCTTCAGATTTTGATAAATATTTACGAGATAATGATTATGAAAAGTATATTCGTGATGGTAGCTATAATCTCAAAAGTGATATGAGCTATGAAACGATTGCTAAAATTTTAACGCATAAAAATTAA
- the truB gene encoding tRNA pseudouridine(55) synthase TruB produces MNGIIPLWKERGMTSHDCVFKLRKILHTKKVGHTGTLDPEVEGVLPICIGRATKLAEYVTDEGKVYVAEITLGKSTTTEDATGETVNTKELAEISAAELQAALTKLTGKITQIPPMFSAVKVNGKKLYEYARAGIEVERPSRQVDIYSLIRLDGDTALNQSNPTFQLEIACGKGTYIRTLAVMIGELLGYPAHMSKLERTRSGFFKKEDCLTLTEIDEMMQASDSSFLYPLEKGIESMAKLVIEEEVYAKVLNGGLLPTSLFAEVENEPRAALIFKDKLTAIYKPHPEKKDLWKPEKVIELNQA; encoded by the coding sequence ATGAACGGCATTATCCCACTGTGGAAAGAACGCGGGATGACAAGTCATGATTGCGTTTTTAAATTAAGAAAAATTTTACATACGAAAAAAGTTGGTCATACAGGTACACTTGATCCTGAAGTAGAAGGCGTGCTACCAATTTGTATTGGCCGTGCGACAAAATTGGCTGAATATGTCACCGATGAAGGCAAAGTCTATGTAGCAGAAATAACATTAGGCAAATCGACTACGACAGAAGATGCAACTGGTGAAACGGTTAATACTAAAGAACTAGCCGAAATTTCGGCGGCAGAACTTCAAGCCGCGCTTACTAAACTAACAGGTAAGATTACCCAGATTCCACCAATGTTTTCCGCTGTAAAAGTCAACGGTAAGAAATTGTATGAATATGCAAGAGCTGGAATAGAGGTAGAACGCCCATCCAGACAAGTGGATATTTATTCGTTAATCCGTTTAGATGGCGACACAGCGCTAAATCAATCCAACCCAACCTTCCAATTAGAAATTGCGTGCGGAAAAGGAACCTATATCCGTACTCTTGCAGTTATGATTGGCGAATTATTAGGTTATCCAGCTCATATGTCTAAACTAGAACGTACTCGTAGCGGCTTTTTCAAAAAAGAAGATTGTTTGACGCTCACAGAAATTGACGAAATGATGCAAGCAAGTGATAGCAGCTTTTTATATCCACTTGAAAAAGGAATTGAATCTATGGCCAAACTAGTAATTGAGGAAGAAGTATATGCAAAAGTTTTGAATGGCGGCCTTTTACCAACATCGTTATTTGCAGAGGTAGAAAATGAACCTCGTGCTGCGCTTATTTTTAAAGATAAATTAACAGCTATTTATAAACCACATCCAGAGAAAAAAGACCTTTGGAAACCAGAAAAGGTCATCGAGTTAAATCAAGCATAG
- the infB gene encoding translation initiation factor IF-2, whose product MSKVRVYEYAKEHQVSSKKVIEALKDLGIEVANHMSTINENALRQLDNAVDGTNKKAEAPKKETTSNENGNSKGPNKPNMTNSNEKSNKPNKPAGQANKPATANKSQGAKPATNKPANTSNQTQASGNQQAGGQKRNNNNNSNRPGGGNPNRPGGNNRPNRGGNFNNKGRNTKKKGKLNHSTVPPTPPKPKELPEKIVFSESLTVAELAKKLYREPSELIKKLFMLGVVATINQSLDKDAIELICDDYGVQVEEEIKVDVTDLDVYFENELNEAVDESKLVERPPVVTIMGHVDHGKTTLLDSLRNTKVTLGEAGGITQHIGAYQLEIHDKKITFLDTPGHAAFTAMRARGAQITDITILVVAADDGVMPQTIEAINHAKAAGMPIIVAVNKIDKPQANPDRVMQELTEYELVPEAWGGDTIFAPISAKFGEGLENLLDMILLVSEVEELKANPDRRAIGSVIEAELDKGRGPVATLLVQDGTLNIGDPIVVGNTFGRVRAMVNDLGRRVKKVGPSTPVEITGLNDVPQAGDRFVVFEDEKTARNIGETRASRALVAQRSATNRVSLDNLFEHMKAGEMKEVNVIIKADVQGSVEALAASLRKIDVEGVNVKIIHTAVGAINESDITLAAASNAIVIGFNVRPTAQAREAAENESVDIRLHRVIYKAIDEIEAAMKGMLDPEFQEKIIGQAQVRQTINVSKVGTIAGCYVTDGKITRDSGVRIIRDGIVVFEGEIATLKRFKDDAKEVAKGYECGITVQNFNDIKEDDVIEAYVMEEIERK is encoded by the coding sequence ATGAGTAAAGTTCGTGTATATGAATATGCAAAAGAACATCAAGTATCAAGCAAAAAAGTCATTGAAGCATTGAAAGACTTAGGTATTGAAGTGGCCAATCACATGTCCACTATTAATGAAAATGCATTAAGACAATTAGATAATGCCGTTGATGGCACAAATAAAAAAGCCGAAGCACCAAAGAAAGAAACTACTAGCAACGAAAATGGAAATAGTAAGGGGCCAAACAAACCAAATATGACAAATAGTAATGAAAAGTCGAATAAACCAAATAAACCAGCAGGACAAGCTAATAAACCAGCCACTGCAAACAAAAGCCAAGGTGCAAAACCAGCGACAAACAAACCAGCAAACACAAGTAACCAAACACAAGCAAGTGGGAACCAACAAGCTGGCGGACAAAAACGTAACAACAATAACAACAGTAATCGTCCAGGCGGCGGCAATCCAAACCGTCCAGGTGGTAACAATCGTCCGAATCGCGGCGGCAATTTTAACAATAAAGGCCGTAACACGAAGAAAAAAGGTAAGTTAAACCACAGTACAGTACCGCCAACTCCGCCGAAACCAAAAGAACTTCCTGAAAAAATCGTTTTCAGCGAGTCTCTAACAGTAGCGGAATTAGCGAAAAAATTATACAGAGAACCATCTGAACTTATCAAAAAATTATTTATGCTTGGCGTTGTTGCGACAATCAACCAATCATTAGATAAAGATGCGATCGAACTAATTTGTGACGACTACGGTGTGCAAGTAGAAGAAGAAATTAAAGTCGATGTAACAGATTTAGATGTGTACTTTGAAAATGAACTAAATGAAGCGGTTGACGAGTCTAAACTTGTTGAACGCCCACCAGTTGTTACTATCATGGGACACGTTGACCACGGTAAAACAACATTACTAGATTCCCTTCGTAATACAAAAGTTACTTTAGGAGAAGCTGGTGGTATCACGCAACATATCGGTGCTTACCAATTAGAAATTCATGACAAAAAAATCACTTTCCTTGATACACCGGGACATGCTGCCTTTACAGCGATGCGTGCTCGTGGTGCGCAAATCACGGATATTACGATTTTAGTTGTTGCAGCAGATGATGGTGTTATGCCACAAACAATTGAAGCAATCAACCATGCGAAAGCTGCGGGAATGCCGATTATTGTTGCTGTCAACAAAATTGATAAACCACAAGCCAACCCAGACCGCGTAATGCAAGAATTAACTGAGTATGAATTAGTTCCAGAAGCATGGGGCGGCGATACAATTTTCGCACCAATCTCAGCTAAATTCGGTGAAGGTCTTGAAAACTTGTTAGATATGATTTTACTTGTTTCTGAAGTAGAAGAATTAAAAGCGAATCCAGACCGTCGTGCTATCGGTTCTGTTATTGAAGCAGAACTTGATAAAGGCCGTGGCCCGGTTGCGACGTTACTAGTACAAGATGGAACGCTTAATATCGGAGACCCAATTGTTGTTGGTAACACATTTGGTCGTGTCCGCGCAATGGTCAATGATTTAGGCCGTCGCGTGAAAAAAGTTGGCCCAAGTACACCAGTTGAAATCACTGGATTAAATGATGTACCGCAAGCTGGCGATCGCTTTGTTGTTTTTGAAGATGAAAAAACAGCAAGAAATATCGGTGAAACTCGTGCAAGCCGTGCACTAGTAGCACAACGTTCCGCAACAAACCGAGTAAGTTTAGACAACTTATTTGAACATATGAAGGCTGGCGAAATGAAAGAAGTTAACGTTATTATTAAAGCTGACGTTCAAGGTTCTGTAGAGGCTCTTGCCGCATCTCTTCGTAAAATTGATGTAGAAGGCGTTAACGTAAAAATCATTCATACTGCCGTTGGTGCAATCAATGAATCAGATATTACTTTAGCAGCAGCTTCTAATGCAATTGTTATTGGATTTAACGTTCGTCCAACAGCTCAAGCGCGTGAAGCAGCAGAAAACGAAAGTGTAGACATTCGTTTACACCGTGTTATCTATAAAGCCATTGATGAAATTGAAGCAGCGATGAAAGGGATGCTTGATCCAGAATTTCAAGAAAAAATTATTGGTCAAGCGCAAGTTCGTCAAACAATCAATGTTTCTAAAGTGGGTACAATTGCCGGCTGTTACGTAACAGATGGTAAAATTACTCGTGATAGCGGCGTTCGTATTATCCGTGACGGAATCGTTGTTTTTGAAGGCGAAATTGCTACACTTAAACGCTTTAAAGATGATGCGAAAGAAGTTGCCAAAGGTTACGAATGTGGTATCACAGTACAAAACTTCAACGATATCAAAGAAGACGATGTCATTGAAGCTTACGTTATGGAAGAAATCGAAAGAAAATGA
- a CDS encoding YlxQ family RNA-binding protein has protein sequence MDKKALSLLGLANRARKITTGEELVLKAVRNGKAKMVLISEDISEKTEKTIRNKCEYYNVVVKKAGTREMIGGAIGKDTRAIVAILDKGFAIKLAELLG, from the coding sequence ATGGATAAAAAAGCACTTTCCTTATTAGGCCTCGCAAACCGAGCACGTAAAATTACTACTGGTGAAGAATTAGTATTAAAAGCAGTTAGAAATGGGAAAGCAAAAATGGTTCTCATTTCAGAAGATATATCCGAAAAAACCGAGAAAACAATCCGCAACAAGTGTGAATACTATAATGTTGTCGTGAAAAAAGCCGGTACCCGGGAAATGATAGGGGGTGCAATCGGCAAAGACACACGTGCAATCGTTGCCATACTTGATAAAGGATTTGCTATTAAATTAGCAGAATTACTCGGTTGA